A segment of the Streptococcus dysgalactiae subsp. dysgalactiae genome:
AAAAAGAACTAGAAGATTTGGCTAATTCAATCAAGACAAATGGACTTATTCAACCTATTATTGTTCGAAAATCTGACATCTTTGGTTATGAATTAGTTGCAGGAGAACGACGCTTTAAGGCTTCTAAAATGGCTGGGCTAACAAAAGTACCTGCTATTGTCAAAAACATGTCCTCTTTGGAAAGTATGCAACAAGCTATCGTAGAAAATTTGCAACGTGCTGATTTGAATCCCATTGAAGAAGCAAAAGCTTATCAGCTACTGATTGAAAAAAATCAAATGACGCATGAAGAGGTTGCCAAATATATGGGAAAATCAAGACCTTATATTAGCAATACTTTACGCCTACTGCAACTTCCGAAAATAATTAGTAAAGCAGTAGAAGAAGGAGACATTAGTGCAGGACACGCGCGTGCTCTTCTCACACTAACAGACGAAAAGGAACAGTTAGTTTACGCTAATAGAATCAAAAATGAAGGGTTAAGTGTACGACAAATTGAGCATATGGTAACTCCAAAACTTAAAAGTATTCCTATCCCAAAAAATAAAAATATTTTTATCACCTCTTTAGAAGATCAGCTGGCCCAATCTCTAGGGTTACCAGTCAAAATCAAATTGAAATCAACTCAAAGTGGTCAATTGCTGTTACCATTTGCTAACCAAGAGGAACTAAACAGAATTATCAACAAGCTACTTTAGTTTGTTGATAGTCTGTTTTTTTATTTCTACTTTTCCACAGTTTGTTAGAAGTATCTTCCCTATATTGTC
Coding sequences within it:
- a CDS encoding ParB/RepB/Spo0J family partition protein codes for the protein MTELLKSIPIEDIVANPYQPRLQFNQKELEDLANSIKTNGLIQPIIVRKSDIFGYELVAGERRFKASKMAGLTKVPAIVKNMSSLESMQQAIVENLQRADLNPIEEAKAYQLLIEKNQMTHEEVAKYMGKSRPYISNTLRLLQLPKIISKAVEEGDISAGHARALLTLTDEKEQLVYANRIKNEGLSVRQIEHMVTPKLKSIPIPKNKNIFITSLEDQLAQSLGLPVKIKLKSTQSGQLLLPFANQEELNRIINKLL